A region of Natribaculum luteum DNA encodes the following proteins:
- a CDS encoding PH domain-containing protein codes for MSDGSTPDWLHLGEGEAVVWESRPHPVAMGSRLLVGVSLVLVGFLVAVWGAADGVGVVTAIGLVVAIVGAGLAVVRYVHWTTTRYVITTSELYEKRGVVSRDVTQFRLDRIQNTSLRQSALGRLLGYGNLTVYTAGSGDPELTFQRLSRPHEASTVLSEQLDDLEVRSST; via the coding sequence ATGAGCGACGGGTCGACGCCGGACTGGCTCCACCTCGGGGAGGGTGAGGCGGTCGTCTGGGAGAGCCGACCACATCCCGTCGCGATGGGGTCGAGACTGCTCGTCGGCGTGTCGCTCGTGCTCGTCGGGTTCCTGGTCGCCGTCTGGGGAGCGGCCGACGGCGTCGGCGTAGTGACGGCGATCGGACTCGTCGTCGCGATCGTCGGTGCCGGCCTCGCAGTCGTACGGTACGTCCACTGGACTACGACAAGATACGTCATCACTACCTCCGAACTCTACGAGAAACGCGGCGTCGTCTCGAGGGACGTCACCCAGTTTCGCCTCGATCGCATCCAGAACACGAGCCTGCGCCAGTCGGCGCTGGGGCGACTGCTCGGCTACGGCAACCTGACCGTCTACACGGCCGGTTCCGGCGACCCGGAGCTGACGTTCCAGCGTCTCTCACGCCCCCACGAGGCGAGTACCGTGCTCTCGGAACAGCTCGACGACCTCGAGGTTCGCTCGTCGACCTGA